The genomic region GCACCATGGTCCTGTCCAGTCCGGTGCCCTGGCGCGCCGTCACGGCGGCGCGCACCCCATGAGCGTCCTGATCGACACGCCCGTCTGGCCCGGGCCGCACGGCTGGCTGTTCTGCCACATGGTCAGCGACCTCTCCCACGAGGAACTGCACGCGTTCGCGCGCGGCCTCGGGGTGAGCGAGCGCGCCTTCGACCGCGACCACTACGACATCCCCGCCCACCTGCACGAGCGTGCCCTGGCCCTGGGCGCGGAACTCGTGAGCGGGCGCGAACTGGTCACCCGGCTGCGGGCCGCCGGGCTGCGCCGGCCCAAGCGGTCCCGGAGGGCCCTGCCCCGGCCGGGCGCCTGACCGGCCCGCGGCACCGCGGACGGGCTCAGAGCGGCGGGAGCTCCGCTCCGGACTCCCACCGGTGGACCTCGGCGAGCAGGTTCGAGCGGGCCCTGGCCTCCCAGTGCTCACGGCCGTACCGGGTGCGGTACAGGTGCGGCGCCGCCAGGAGGTCGCGCAGCACGCCCAGTCGGCCCTGCCGGAAGGCGTCGTCGGGAACGTGCCCGTACTCGGCGCGGATCGCGGCGGCGTAGGTGAGGTAGGCGTCGGGCGTGCCCGCCAGGACCGAGAGGTCGGCGTCGCACACCACCGCGCCGTCGGCGTCGCCCGCCTCGGGGCGGTGCGTCCTGGTGAGCAGCACCAGCCGGGACACCTCCGCCACCAGCGCGGAGGGCGTCCCCATCAGCGTGAGCAGGCGCCGGGCCAGCGCCGCGCTCTCCTCCTCGTCCTCCAGCGGTCGGCCCTCGTAGACGGCGTCGTGGAACCACAGGGCGTAGCGCACGGCGTCGTGGTCGCGGGCCTCGGCCCGCAGGCGCTCGGCGGCGGCGAGCGTGTCGCGCAGGTGGGCGACCGTGTGGTACCGGCGGTGGGGCTCGCTCCAGCGGTCCAGGAGCTCGGTGCCGACCGCCACGGCCTCGGGTTCCGTCCCGGCCAGCTCGCGCCAGGCGGCCGCCAGTGTCGGCTCGTGCGATTCGTGCCGACCACGCGACCCCTGCGGCCCGTGCGGCCCGTGCGGCTCGTCGCCGGGGCCGGGATCACCGTTCACTCCGTCGTTCCCCCTCACGTGTGGGTGGCCAGTCCGGCCTCGTAGGCCAGGATGGCCGCCTGCACCCGGTTCCGCATCCCCAGCCGGCTGAGGATCGCGCTCACGTAGCTCTTGACCGTGCCCTCGACGAGGAACAGGCGCGCGGCGATGTCGGCGTTGGACAGTCCGGCACCGATGAGGGCGAGCACATCGCGCTCGCGCTCGGTGAGCTCGGCGACCCTGGCCGCGGCGGCCGACCGGCGTGCCGCACGTCCGCCGCCGAACTGGGCGATCACCTGCCGCGCGACCTTGGGCGACAGGTAGGCGCCGCCGTCGGCGACCGCGTGCACGCCGGTGATCAGCTCGCGCGGGTCGCCCGCCTTGAGCAGGAAACCGCTCGCGCCGTCGCCCAGCGCCTGGGAGACGTACTCGTCCTCCCCGAACGTGGTCAGCATGACCACGGCGGTGCCGGGCGCCACGCGGCGGATCTCCGCGGCGGCGGCGAGCCCGTCCATCCTCGGCATCCGGATGTCCATCAGGGCCACGTCGGGGCGGTGGGACAGCACCAGGTCGACCGCCTCACGCCCGTCCGCGGCCTCGGCGACCACCTCGACAGCGGGGTCGCTGTCCAGGATCGCCCGCACACCGGCCCTGATCATCGCCTCGTCGTCGGCGAGCAGCACTCTGATCAACGCCGTGTCCCTCCTCGATCCCGGATCCCGGCCCAGCCGGGCCATGTCCGCGCCGTCACCGTACCGGCGCCTCCCCCTTGCTCGACAGCCGCCCCTCCGCAAAGCACAGCCGGTAGATCACGTGGTCGAGGTCGAAGAGGCCGGCCCCGCCCCGGTAGTGGTGGCACGTGGTGTCCTCGGGCACCGCGCTCCCCGTCGTCCCGGCGGCCTCCGGTGCCATGGTGGCGGGCGGGAGCACCTCCTCCACGTCGGACCGCGCGTCGCCGACCGTGAGGGAGTCGTACACCTCGGGCTCCAGGGTCGAGTCCGCCACGGTCCCCACGAAGGACAGCAGCCCGATCACGAACAGCACCGCCGTGGCCGCCGCCGGCAGGGCGACGAGGGCGAGCGTCCACCCGCGCGCCCGTCGGCGGGCGACCCTGTGCAACTGGTCGAGTTCGGCCGCCTCGTCCTCGGGCCCGCCGGGATCGGGCGCCGCCGCGCCCTCCACTGGCAGGGTCGCGCGGACCTCCCAGCCGCCGTCCTTGGGGCCCGCCGCGAACGTGCCCCCCGCCAGGCGCACGCGCTCGCGCAGCCCGATCAGGCCCCGGCGTCCGCCCTGGGCACCGGTCGGAAGGGCGCCGCGGGGCTCGGCGTTGGTCACGCCCACGTCCAGCCGCTCGTCGTCGGCGGAGGCCAGCCACACGGTCACCTCCGCGTCCGGGGCGTACTTGGCGGCGTTGGTGAGCGACTCCTGGACCACCCGGTGCACCGCCCGGTCCACCATCGGCGGCAGGTCCCGGACGGAACCGTCGCGCACCAGCATGACCCGCATGCCGGAGTCGCGGGCGCGTTCGACCAGGTGGGGGATGCCCTCGTCAGCGGGCACGAGGGGGACGGGCTCCGCGTCGGCGCGCAGCACGCCGATGATCTCGCGCAGGCGCTCGGTGGCGCTGACCGCGGTGGCACGCAGCTCCCCGGCCGCCCGCCGGTGCCGGTCGTCGAGGTCCGGGGCCACCTCCAGGCCCCCGGCGCGCAGCGCGATGAGGCTGAGTTCGTGGCCGAGGGAGTCGTGCATGTCCTGGGCGATGCGGGAGCGCTCGCGCAGCCGGGCCTGGTCGGCCACGAGTCGCTGTTCCTGCTGGAGGTGGCGGGCGTGCGCCCAGCCCGACTCGGCGAGTTCCTGGTGCTGGCGCCGGTACATCCCGATCAGCCAGGGCAGGGCCAGGTTGACCACGAGGGTGGTGAGGGTGGCGACCCACACGAAGGTGTCGTCCGCCCACAGGGCCAGCACGATCACCAGCCACACGCCGACGCCGAGGACGAACGCGGCGAGCGCGGGCCACACCCGGGGCATCCGCCGCCCCAGCTGGTAGGAGGCGTAGACCAGAAGGAGGGACAGGGTGAAGGACTCCGTCGACCCCGGCAGGAGGAGGACGACCGCGAGCAGCGGGTACGGGCGCACGCACACGGCGGCGAGGGCGGAGAGGGCGACCAGGGCCGCGGTGGCCCAGGCCGGGTCGGGCGCGGACGGCACCGCCCAGGCCAGCGCGGCGTAGGCCTCCGCCGCGACACCGAGGACGGCGGTCAGCGCGACCAGGCCGTCCCGCACGAGCGCACGCCGGGTCGGCCGGCCGCCCAGGGGGCGCAGCGCCCGCCGGACGGCACGGATCGGCTCGGAGAAGTCCATGGGCCGAACCTACAGACCCCTCCGCGGCTCCCGGCACTGTCGAAAGTCAGGAGGTCGGACGCCGCGCGCCCGCACGGACGAGCGGGCGGCGACCGGCGCCGGGGACACGAACCGCCCATATCATGGGATGAATTTTGGTCTCTCTGACGATGCCCCGCGCCCGACCGCCGTGCTGGAATCCAGAGGGCGCGGTACCCGATCGGGACGAGGGCGGATGTCACCACTGCAGACCCTGCGACGCATGCACGAGGTCGCCGGATGGCCGCTGCTGCTGGCCTCCTTCCTGGCCCGGCTGCCGATCTCCATGGCGCTGATCGGGCTGCTGACCCTCGTCACCTCCTCGACCGGCAGTGTCGGCAGCGCCGGGATCGTGGCGGGCGCCTTCGCGCTCGGCGGGGCCGTGGGCGGGCCCGTCATCGCGCGCTTCGCCGACCGCCGCGGACAGCGCCGCCCCGTCCTGGTGATGTCTCTGGTGGACGCCGCCCTGATCGGCGCGCTGGTCGCGGCGGTGGCGGCGGGGGCGCCGCTGCCGGCCCTGGCCGGCCTGGCCGCCGTCGGCGGCGCCTGCATGCCCCAGATCGGCCCGATGGCCCGCACCCGCTGGGTGCTGCTGATCAAGCGCGGCCCCTGGCGGGGGGCGGAGCGGGAGCGCTCGGTCGGCGCGGCGATGGCCGTCGAGGGCGTCCTGGACGAGGCCTCCTTCGTGCTGGGCCCGGCGCTGGTGGGCGTGCTCACGGTGACACTGTCCCCAGCGGCGAGCGTACTGGGCGCCGGCGTCCTCATCGGGGTGTTCGGCGCGCACTTCGCCCTGCACCCCACCGCACCGCCCGGGTCGGTGCCGGTCCGAGGCGGGAGCGACCGGATCGCCACGCCGGCGCTGCTCCTGCTCACCGTGCCCATGTTCTGCCAGGGGCTGTTCTTCGGCGGGATGTCCACGGGCGTGACCGCGTTCGCGGCCGCCTCCGGGCACGCCGACCTGTCGGGGCTGATGTACGCGGTCATGGGGGTCAGCAGCGCGACCGCCGGCCTGATGATGGCCTCCCTGCCCGCGGGGTTCACGCTCACCGCGCGCACGAGGACCGCGGCGGGCGCGCTGTTCCTGTTCACCCTGCCGCTCTACCTGCCGCTCGGCGCGGTCGGGCTGGCGGTGGCGATCTTCGTCCTGGGGGCGGCGATCGGCCCGCACATCGTGAGCCTGTTCGGCCTCATCGAGCGCGCCGCGCCGCCGAGCCGCCTGTCGCAGTCGATGGCGGTCGTCCTGAGCAGCCTGATCCTCGGACAGTCGCTGGGGTCGATGGTGGCGGGAACGCTCGCCGACGGGTTCGGGCACCAGGGCGCGTTCGCTCTGGCCACGGTCGGCGGCCTCGTCTCGCTGACCGTGACGGTGCTCGTCCTCAGATCCCGCTGGTACGAGCGCGCGGAACCCTCGCGGACCGCCTCCGGTGTCCGATCCGTCACTCCCGCACCGGGTCTGCGGGGGCGCTGAGCCCGCTGCGGGGTGAGACCGGGAACATCGGGCGTTAAGCGCGCGTTAAAGAGCGGTCCGGGACTCTTCCACGGGCCCTAGGCTCATGGATCGTGCTCGACCTACTGACCACCATGAACTCGAAGAACTCCCGCCGCCGAAGAGAGGTATCCGTGCCCCAGCTCACCGGGCTCGCGCGCGTCACCCTGTCGGTCCGCGACCGTGACGAGAGCGTCCGCTTCTACAAGACGGTTCTCGGATTCAAGGTCCAGAACAAGCGTGACGAGGGCGGCACCCTCCGCACCGAGTGCCAGCACCCCGCCTCGGGTCTGCTGATCGCGCTCATCCAGCACCGCGACCACTTCAAGAACAGGTTCGACCGGCGCCACTGCGGCCTGGACCGGCTCACGCTCGGCGTGCGCAACCTGGGCGAGCTGGAGGCCTGGGAGGAGCGCTTCGGCGACATGGACGTGGAGCACTCCCCCGTCATGCACGGCGAGGCCGGGTCGAAGATCCTCTTCTACGACCCCGACGGCACCGAGCTGGCCCTCTACGCGCCCGCCGAGGTCGACGCCCGCGAGGACTGACCCCCGGCGCGCCCACACCCCACACGGCACGCCCCCGCGCCCCCTACTCCGCGGCGACCGTCTTCAGGCGGATGTCGCGCTCGGCCAGTTCCTCCACAGCGGTACGCGGCAGCCGGTCGTCGGTGATGATGAGGTCGAACTCCTCCAGGCTGGCGACCCGGAACGTGCCGAACTTGCCGTACTTGGTGCTGTCGACGGTCAGGACGCTCTTCGAGGCGATCCGCAGCAGCGCCTGCTTGGCGACGACCTTGGCCTCCGACGGGGTCGTCGAACCGCGCTCGGCGTCCCAGGAGCTGCTCGCGATGAAGGCCAGGTCCACGTTGACCTGCCGCAGGAAGTCGGCGGTGAAGCGGCCCACCGACGAGTGGTCGGAGTGCGACACCACGCCCCCGGTGTGGATCAGCTCGATCCCCGGGTACTCCATCAGGTGGCCCACCACGTTGAAGTCGCTGGTGATGACGGTCAGCCCGACCTTGTCGGTGAGCAGCGGGACCATCTGCAGGGTGGTCGTGCCCGCGTCCAGGTAGATGGTGAAGTTCTCGCGCACCAGGTCCGCCGCGGCCCGGGCGATCGCCCGCTTGGCGGGCACCTCCAGTTGGGCCTTGGCGAGGTAGGACGGCTCGCTCTTGAGCCGCGCCGCGAGCCGCACCCCACCGGTGACCGACAGGACCTTGCCGTCGTTCTCCAGCGCCTGGATGTCACGCCGGACCGTCATGTGGGACACGGACAGCATCGAGGTGAGCTCGTTGATGCTCAGCACGTGGCGCTCCTGGAGGAGCTTGAGGATGTGCTCTCGTCGCTGGTCCGGGATCATGTTCGCCTCACGTTCGGGGGCCGGGCTCGGGACACCGTGCTGTCACGACGTCATGTAACAAAGTTTCCCAGTACGGCGCACCTCAGAGGTCGATCTCGCGACGTGAGTCCTCTCGCACTCACGCCGTGACCCCCTCAGGCCGCGCGGGCCACGTCCAGCGCTTCCGCCCCACAGGCCCCTCTCGTCTCACCTTGAGAGCAGTTTTTCCAGTTTGCGCCACGTGGGGCGCCCATTTTTGTCACCCTGGCACCATGACGTTGTCCATCGCGTTGCGCGGCGACACCGCACACCATCCGGGAAACACGCTCCCGTCCCTGCGCTCAGCCTTGCGTGCCGGGGCCGACCTGGTCAAGGTGGACCTCCACCTGACCACCGACGGCTACCCCGTCCTGGCGGACGAGCGGGTCGTGGCCCCGCCGGGCTCCCCGCCGCGCCGCGTGGCCGACCTGAGCCTGGCCGAACTCGCCGCCACCCGGGAGGACGTCGAGCGGCGCGTGCCGACCCTCATGGAGGTCCTGGCCGAGCACCGGGGCGGGGACGCCCCGCCGCTGCTGCTCGACGCCGGCTCCCCGGAGGCCGCGCTGGCCGCCGACGCGCTGCTGCGGGAGCGCGGGCTGGCCGACCAGGTGCTGTTCACCGGAGCGACGGAGACGCTCACCGCGCTGCGCGAGCGGTCCTCGGGGGTCCCGCTGCTGCTCGCGTGGGACCAGCCCGGGATGCCGCCGGAGGAGCTGACCCGCACCCTGCGCCCCGCCTTCCTCGGAACTCACTTCACTTTGCTGACGCGTGATCTCATTACCGAAATACACCGTTCGGGATATCGCGTCACGGCCTGGACGGTGAACGAGTTCCCGGAGATGGCCCGCCTGATCGGAATGGGTGTCGACGCGCTCGCCACCGAACGCGTGGACGATCTGGTGTCCCTGACGTCGGGGCGCGAACTGGGCGACGCCGCGGCCGCGGTGGCGACGTGAGATGGGCGGGAAGCCGCACGTAGTGGGGCACGCGGGACACTCGGGCATCATGCACCACACAACCGCTACATTCTTCGACGAGTTCTGTTGTTCTACGCGTTTCGTCGGCCGCTCAGGGTTAAGCTCGAAAACGATTCTCCGCGAATCGACCTGCGCCGCCCTCCCCTTCACGGCGGTACCACGAGCGACGAGACACCTTCATATGACGGCCGATATCTCCCCTCACGTGCTGCGCACGACGGCTCCCGTCCTGGACTGCGCAGCGCGCCTGTTCGCCGAGCACGGCTCGCGCGGCATGCCCATGTCCGCCCTGACCCACCGGATCGCCGCCGACACCGGGATCGACACCGCCTCCCTGCGGCGCGCCTTCCCCACGCGGTTCGACCTGGCGTTCGCCGTCGTGCTGCGCTCGACCCGGGAACGGGTCAACGGCCAACTGGCCGAGGACGACGTCCGGGCCTGCCCCACGGACCGGATGTCGTTCCTGGTCAGACGCCACGTGCAGACGGGCTGGGAGCACCGGTCGGCCACCGCTCTGCGTGAGGAGATCCTGCCCGTGCTGCGGGCCATCGACCCGCCCCGGCACCGGGACATCACGGCGCTGACACGCACCTACCGCGAACACGTCCGGGAGATCATCGTCGGCGGTGTGGCCTCCGGCGCCTTCCAGGTCCGCCACGCGGGCCGCACGGCCGACGACATCCTGGACACGCTCGACTCCGTCCTGCACTGGTACGAGCCCGACGGCGGGCTGAGCCTGCCCGACCTGGCGACCGTCTACGTCGACCTGGTGATACACCACCACCTGAAGAGCCCGCGCTGAGCGGCGGGCCCGCGCCGCCGGGTCCACCGGTACCGCCGGGACGGGCACCCCGGCCGCAGTGCCCGTCCCGGTCTCACACTCCGACGAGCTGGTGCAGGTCCACCGACTCCGCGAGCGCGCGCAGGCCCGCGTCGCCGGGGTGCAGGTGGTCGCCCGAGTCGTAGTCCGGCAGCAGCCGGGAGGGGTTCTGCGGATCGCGCAGCACGGCGTCGAAGTCCCAGACCCCGGCGAAGGAGCTGTCGGGATCGTCGGCCTGTCCACGCAGGTGGGCGTTGACCAGCTGGCGGGCCTGCTCCACCTCGGCCGTGCAGCGCGCTTCGCCGCCGCACGGACCGAGCGTCGCCACGAACACGCGGACGCCGTGCTCGTCGGCCGTGTCCGCGATGGCCTCCAGGCCGGCGATCACGTCGCGGGGGTCGGTGCCCCAGCGCAGGTCGTTGATCCCGGCGAAGACCACCAGCGTGCCCACGCCCTCCCTGGTGAACACGTCGCGCTGGGCGCGGTGGGTCATCGCGACGCCGTTGGCGTAGGTGGACACGCCTGCACCCGGGTACCCGTCCGTCACCACGTGGTTGCCGGCCACCCCCATGTTGAGCACGCCCATGTTGGGCACGCCGGGCTGTGCGGCCAGGCGGGTGCTGAGCACGTCGGGCCACCGCGCGTGGGCGTCGCGGGTGGACCGGGTTCCGTCGGTGATGGAGTCCCCCAACGCCACCACCGCGCCGGGCCCGTCCAGGACCTCCACCCCGGCGAGGAACGGCCACTGGTCGACCCGCCCGGTGAACGGCTCCCCGGTGGGGTCGAGGGTCTGGTCGCCGGTGCCGGGCGCGCTGGTGAAGTTCGTGTCCACGGAGGCGTAGTGGACCGGGGCCGCGGTCACGCGGTCGGGCAGGTGGAGGCTGATCAGGACGTCGGTGTGCGGGGGGAGCAGGATCTCCACCGGATCGCTGAAGACCTGTCCGCCGGCCGGGATGACGGTCTCGGACGAGCCCCCGAAGGCGAGTGGGAGCGCCGATCCCAGGGTGGCGGCCCCCTCCCCGCGCAGGCCCAGCGAGGCGGCGCCCACGCGGACGGGGCGGTCGGCGAAGGTGTTGTCCAGCCGGATGCGGACGCGGTGGCCGCCCGTGGTGGAGCGCACCGCCAGCCGCAGGGTCTGGTCCTCCCAGGGCCCGACCTCCATGTAGCCGGAGGTGGCCCGCGCCCAGGTGCCGGTCCAGTCCTCGCCCGCGGAACGGCCGCCGACCGAGAACACGTGCATGCGCGCCGACTCCTCCGCCACCTGGGGCAGGACCACGTGGTCGACCTCGCGGACCGGGTCGACCGGCACGCTGCGGGCGTACAGGCGCACCGGCCCGGTGGGACCGTTCTCGATGGCGCTGGAGGAGTTGGCGTAGGGCAGGGTGAGCGCGGCGTCTCCGGCGGGACCCTCGGTCCAGTGCGGGACGCTGAGGGTGTAGTCCTGTTCGGTGCCGTCGGCGTAGACGATCGTGCCGGTGCCCAGGACGTCGTCACCGCCGCCCCCGATCCGGGAGCCGGTCACCAGGAAGCCCACGGAGTGCACACGCGTGTCCTCCAGCACCACCGGCTGGCCGTCGGCGAGCAGGTGGTCGGGACGGCCCCGGGAGTAGGCGGGAAGGCGGAAGGGGGTGCCCAGGAGGACGACGTCGCCGCCGGGGACCCAGCCCGCCTCGGCGAGCGTGCGCGCGGAGAGGCTGTTGCCGGAACCGTCGAGGTCGGCGGAGGCGGCGGCGCCGTCGGGAGAGATCCCGGCCCGGTCGATGAACGTGGAGAAGGCCTTGGGCGCCCCGCCGGGCGGCGGCTCGGTCTGCGATCGGGCGCCGACGTCGCGGGAGACGGTGCCGTTGACCACGACCACCAGCACCACCAGCATCGTGAGGGCCGCGGCGCCCCGCAGGAGGTACGTGCGCGGCGCGCGGCCGCGCCGGGTCCGGCCGGACCTGTGTTTCCCGCTCCTGAACACCACACGCCCTTCCCGGATACATCTGTCCACCGACTGATCGGACGACGCCGGGTGCGCGGTGGTTGTCGAGACGTGCACCACCACGGCCCTCGACCGCCGATCAGTCTAGGGGAACGGGGTCGCCCGCCCGGGTGCGTCGAGGAAAGTCCGGGGTGTCCGTCCCCTCACCGGTTATCGGGGCGCGGCACGGGCCCGGTTCACGGTCCGGGTTCGGCGTGCGGGTTCGGCGTGCGCGCTCCCCGGCACGCGCGCCGGCGGCTGCGGCCCGCCGCCGGGCGGGCTCACGGGCGGGCTCACGGCGCGCGCCACCCCAGCTCCGCCAGCGCCCGTGCGCGGTCCGCCATGACCGCGGCGCGCGCGGCCCGCTCACGCGCGTCGGCGTGCGCGACGGACGCGGTGACCTGGCCGGGCCACTTGCGGTACAGCAGCCCCGGTTCGGCCGTGAACCAGCCCGGGCTCACGGCGTCCAGCGCCAGCAGGAGCCCGGTGTCCTCGGAGGCGGGCAGCGCCATCCAGCCGCCCAGGGCCAGCAGGAGGTCGCGCCGGACGCACAGTGTGGCCGGGTGGACCGGCGGGAGGAAGCCCAGCTCGCGCCAGGCGGCCAGGACGGTGCCGCGGGCGATCGGGCCCTCGGACGGACCGACGTCCACGGCGACCGTCGAGCCGTCGGGGAGCAGGTCGAGGGCGCGCGAGACGGTCCACCCGGTGTCGGGTGCCCTCGTGAGCGCGGCGATGTCACGGGCGAGCGCCCCGGGGGTGAGCCGGTCGTCGGCGTCCAGGACGCGGACGAACTCGCCCGTGGCGCGGGAGAGCGCCAGTGTGCGCGCTATCGCGGTGCGGGCGCGGCGGCCCTGTCCGAAGGAGACACGCGGGTCGTCCGGCACGTACGGGGCCACGTCACCGGTCTCCCCGTCCTCCTGGACCACCCACTGCCAGTCCCAGCCGTCGGGCATGCGCTGGTCGGCGAGGGAGGCATGGGCCTCGGGAAGGTAGCGCGCGGCGGGGGCGTGCACGGCGGTGACGACGGTGACGGTCCTGGTCATACCGCCATCCTGCCCTGTGCGCCGTGGCGCCGACCATCGACGGCGACCTCCACGGATGGGGGGTTCGCGGTCGACCGGCCCCGGCGGTCCCCCACAGGGTCGGGGGACGCAGTGGCACTCTCAGAGCGTGTTTGAGAAGGGTCAGGAAATGAGGTCCTGGCCAGTCCAAGCACGCTGACGAACTGCGTCCCGTCCTCGTGCGAGGCGGCGGGCCATCTGGCCGATCGCGGCCCAGCGCACCATCGCCTCGGACACCGCCGGGTCGCGCTCGTAGTCCCGTGCCAGACGACGGGGGGAGGTCAACCATGTCGGCGAGCGCTCGACCACCCACCTGCGCGGGATCACCGCGAATCCCACCTGGTCAGGAGCCTTGCGCACGATGTGCACAGTCGTGGCCACGAACCTCTCGGCCCAGGCCACCAGCCGTCCCGCGAACCCCGCATCGGCGAACACGAACCGCACCGGCGTGCACAGGTACAGGCTCAACAGGGTGGTCCTGGCACCGCCCCGGTCCTGGACCGAGGCGGCCATCACGCACACCACCAGCAACAGCCCCAGAGTGTCGGTGACGATGAACCTCTTGCGGCCGTTGACCTTCTTGCCCGCGTCATAGCCCCGGGTGGGCTGGCCGACGGTGTCGGCGCCCTTGGCGCTCTGGGAGTCGATGATCCCGGCCGAGGGCTCGCCCCCACGTCCTTGCGCGGTGCGCAGCCGGCGGCGCAGGGCGGCCATGACCTGCTCGGTGACCCTGACTTCCTCCCAGCGGGAGAAGTACCAGTACACGCCTCTGCCAGGGCGGGAAGTCCACGGGCAGGTGCCGCCAGGA from Nocardiopsis aegyptia harbors:
- a CDS encoding DUF4031 domain-containing protein yields the protein MSVLIDTPVWPGPHGWLFCHMVSDLSHEELHAFARGLGVSERAFDRDHYDIPAHLHERALALGAELVSGRELVTRLRAAGLRRPKRSRRALPRPGA
- a CDS encoding HD domain-containing protein, which gives rise to MNGDPGPGDEPHGPHGPQGSRGRHESHEPTLAAAWRELAGTEPEAVAVGTELLDRWSEPHRRYHTVAHLRDTLAAAERLRAEARDHDAVRYALWFHDAVYEGRPLEDEEESAALARRLLTLMGTPSALVAEVSRLVLLTRTHRPEAGDADGAVVCDADLSVLAGTPDAYLTYAAAIRAEYGHVPDDAFRQGRLGVLRDLLAAPHLYRTRYGREHWEARARSNLLAEVHRWESGAELPPL
- a CDS encoding response regulator transcription factor, with product MIRVLLADDEAMIRAGVRAILDSDPAVEVVAEAADGREAVDLVLSHRPDVALMDIRMPRMDGLAAAAEIRRVAPGTAVVMLTTFGEDEYVSQALGDGASGFLLKAGDPRELITGVHAVADGGAYLSPKVARQVIAQFGGGRAARRSAAAARVAELTERERDVLALIGAGLSNADIAARLFLVEGTVKSYVSAILSRLGMRNRVQAAILAYEAGLATHT
- a CDS encoding sensor histidine kinase gives rise to the protein MDFSEPIRAVRRALRPLGGRPTRRALVRDGLVALTAVLGVAAEAYAALAWAVPSAPDPAWATAALVALSALAAVCVRPYPLLAVVLLLPGSTESFTLSLLLVYASYQLGRRMPRVWPALAAFVLGVGVWLVIVLALWADDTFVWVATLTTLVVNLALPWLIGMYRRQHQELAESGWAHARHLQQEQRLVADQARLRERSRIAQDMHDSLGHELSLIALRAGGLEVAPDLDDRHRRAAGELRATAVSATERLREIIGVLRADAEPVPLVPADEGIPHLVERARDSGMRVMLVRDGSVRDLPPMVDRAVHRVVQESLTNAAKYAPDAEVTVWLASADDERLDVGVTNAEPRGALPTGAQGGRRGLIGLRERVRLAGGTFAAGPKDGGWEVRATLPVEGAAAPDPGGPEDEAAELDQLHRVARRRARGWTLALVALPAAATAVLFVIGLLSFVGTVADSTLEPEVYDSLTVGDARSDVEEVLPPATMAPEAAGTTGSAVPEDTTCHHYRGGAGLFDLDHVIYRLCFAEGRLSSKGEAPVR
- a CDS encoding MFS transporter; the encoded protein is MSPLQTLRRMHEVAGWPLLLASFLARLPISMALIGLLTLVTSSTGSVGSAGIVAGAFALGGAVGGPVIARFADRRGQRRPVLVMSLVDAALIGALVAAVAAGAPLPALAGLAAVGGACMPQIGPMARTRWVLLIKRGPWRGAERERSVGAAMAVEGVLDEASFVLGPALVGVLTVTLSPAASVLGAGVLIGVFGAHFALHPTAPPGSVPVRGGSDRIATPALLLLTVPMFCQGLFFGGMSTGVTAFAAASGHADLSGLMYAVMGVSSATAGLMMASLPAGFTLTARTRTAAGALFLFTLPLYLPLGAVGLAVAIFVLGAAIGPHIVSLFGLIERAAPPSRLSQSMAVVLSSLILGQSLGSMVAGTLADGFGHQGAFALATVGGLVSLTVTVLVLRSRWYERAEPSRTASGVRSVTPAPGLRGR
- a CDS encoding VOC family protein, with the protein product MNSKNSRRRREVSVPQLTGLARVTLSVRDRDESVRFYKTVLGFKVQNKRDEGGTLRTECQHPASGLLIALIQHRDHFKNRFDRRHCGLDRLTLGVRNLGELEAWEERFGDMDVEHSPVMHGEAGSKILFYDPDGTELALYAPAEVDARED
- a CDS encoding DeoR/GlpR family DNA-binding transcription regulator, which encodes MIPDQRREHILKLLQERHVLSINELTSMLSVSHMTVRRDIQALENDGKVLSVTGGVRLAARLKSEPSYLAKAQLEVPAKRAIARAAADLVRENFTIYLDAGTTTLQMVPLLTDKVGLTVITSDFNVVGHLMEYPGIELIHTGGVVSHSDHSSVGRFTADFLRQVNVDLAFIASSSWDAERGSTTPSEAKVVAKQALLRIASKSVLTVDSTKYGKFGTFRVASLEEFDLIITDDRLPRTAVEELAERDIRLKTVAAE
- a CDS encoding glycerophosphodiester phosphodiesterase → MTLSIALRGDTAHHPGNTLPSLRSALRAGADLVKVDLHLTTDGYPVLADERVVAPPGSPPRRVADLSLAELAATREDVERRVPTLMEVLAEHRGGDAPPLLLDAGSPEAALAADALLRERGLADQVLFTGATETLTALRERSSGVPLLLAWDQPGMPPEELTRTLRPAFLGTHFTLLTRDLITEIHRSGYRVTAWTVNEFPEMARLIGMGVDALATERVDDLVSLTSGRELGDAAAAVAT
- a CDS encoding TetR/AcrR family transcriptional regulator: MTADISPHVLRTTAPVLDCAARLFAEHGSRGMPMSALTHRIAADTGIDTASLRRAFPTRFDLAFAVVLRSTRERVNGQLAEDDVRACPTDRMSFLVRRHVQTGWEHRSATALREEILPVLRAIDPPRHRDITALTRTYREHVREIIVGGVASGAFQVRHAGRTADDILDTLDSVLHWYEPDGGLSLPDLATVYVDLVIHHHLKSPR
- a CDS encoding GDSL-type esterase/lipase family protein is translated as MLVVLVVVVNGTVSRDVGARSQTEPPPGGAPKAFSTFIDRAGISPDGAAASADLDGSGNSLSARTLAEAGWVPGGDVVLLGTPFRLPAYSRGRPDHLLADGQPVVLEDTRVHSVGFLVTGSRIGGGGDDVLGTGTIVYADGTEQDYTLSVPHWTEGPAGDAALTLPYANSSSAIENGPTGPVRLYARSVPVDPVREVDHVVLPQVAEESARMHVFSVGGRSAGEDWTGTWARATSGYMEVGPWEDQTLRLAVRSTTGGHRVRIRLDNTFADRPVRVGAASLGLRGEGAATLGSALPLAFGGSSETVIPAGGQVFSDPVEILLPPHTDVLISLHLPDRVTAAPVHYASVDTNFTSAPGTGDQTLDPTGEPFTGRVDQWPFLAGVEVLDGPGAVVALGDSITDGTRSTRDAHARWPDVLSTRLAAQPGVPNMGVLNMGVAGNHVVTDGYPGAGVSTYANGVAMTHRAQRDVFTREGVGTLVVFAGINDLRWGTDPRDVIAGLEAIADTADEHGVRVFVATLGPCGGEARCTAEVEQARQLVNAHLRGQADDPDSSFAGVWDFDAVLRDPQNPSRLLPDYDSGDHLHPGDAGLRALAESVDLHQLVGV
- a CDS encoding glycosyltransferase family 2 protein → MTRTVTVVTAVHAPAARYLPEAHASLADQRMPDGWDWQWVVQEDGETGDVAPYVPDDPRVSFGQGRRARTAIARTLALSRATGEFVRVLDADDRLTPGALARDIAALTRAPDTGWTVSRALDLLPDGSTVAVDVGPSEGPIARGTVLAAWRELGFLPPVHPATLCVRRDLLLALGGWMALPASEDTGLLLALDAVSPGWFTAEPGLLYRKWPGQVTASVAHADARERAARAAVMADRARALAELGWRAP